From Domibacillus sp. DTU_2020_1001157_1_SI_ALB_TIR_016, a single genomic window includes:
- a CDS encoding iron-containing alcohol dehydrogenase, whose product MNQFMYWNPVKWIFGKGTAMQLRDNVAPFGENILLVYGGGSIKKSGLYDEVIDQLDGFNITELSGVEPNPRLSTVKRGAELCRANDVSFILAVGGGSVIDCTKAIAAAAKFEGDPWDFITRKATVEEALPFGTILTHAATASEMNSGSVITNWDTNEKLGWGSPHTFPKFSICDPKWTLTVPRDQTVYGVVDMMSHMLEQYFHNAEETDVQDRLIEGTMKTLIEKAPALMNNLQDEKLRETVMFAGTLGLNGMLQMGYRGDWATHNIEHAVSAVYDIPHGGGLAIIFPNWMNHNIDVKPERFKQLAVRVFDVDPEGKSDREAGLEGIEALRAFWTSIGAPSRLADYDIDDSRLEEMAEKTLFNGPFGNFTKLDREDVVAILRASL is encoded by the coding sequence ATGAATCAATTTATGTATTGGAACCCGGTAAAGTGGATTTTTGGTAAAGGTACAGCGATGCAATTACGGGATAATGTTGCTCCGTTTGGTGAAAACATCCTTCTCGTTTATGGAGGCGGCAGCATAAAAAAAAGCGGTCTTTATGATGAAGTCATTGATCAGCTTGACGGCTTTAATATTACGGAGCTTTCCGGCGTAGAACCGAATCCTCGCCTTTCAACGGTCAAGCGCGGTGCAGAACTGTGCCGGGCAAATGACGTTTCTTTTATTCTGGCGGTTGGAGGCGGCAGTGTGATTGACTGTACCAAAGCAATTGCAGCAGCCGCAAAATTTGAAGGAGATCCATGGGACTTTATTACACGAAAAGCCACTGTGGAAGAAGCGCTTCCATTTGGAACGATTTTAACCCACGCAGCGACTGCTTCTGAAATGAATTCAGGATCCGTTATTACAAATTGGGATACAAATGAAAAACTTGGGTGGGGAAGCCCACACACCTTCCCGAAATTTTCTATTTGTGATCCGAAATGGACATTAACGGTGCCGCGTGATCAAACCGTCTATGGGGTCGTAGATATGATGTCACATATGTTGGAACAATACTTCCACAATGCAGAGGAAACCGATGTGCAGGATCGTTTAATTGAAGGGACAATGAAAACACTGATAGAAAAAGCACCCGCGCTTATGAATAACCTTCAGGATGAAAAGCTGCGTGAAACAGTAATGTTTGCCGGTACGCTTGGATTAAACGGTATGCTGCAAATGGGGTACCGCGGCGACTGGGCAACCCATAACATTGAGCATGCAGTATCAGCTGTGTACGACATACCGCATGGCGGCGGCCTGGCGATTATTTTTCCAAATTGGATGAACCACAATATCGATGTGAAACCGGAACGCTTTAAGCAGCTCGCCGTACGTGTTTTTGATGTGGACCCAGAAGGGAAATCAGATCGCGAAGCAGGCTTGGAAGGGATTGAGGCACTTCGTGCATTCTGGACATCGATCGGAGCTCCGTCACGCCTTGCTGACTACGATATTGATGACAGCCGTCTTGAGGAAATGGCGGAAAAAACGTTATTTAATGGACCATTTGGGAATTTTACTAAATTGGACCGGGAAGACGTGGTCGCGATCTTACGTGCATCACTTTAA
- a CDS encoding glucose-6-phosphate isomerase, translating to MTHIKFDYSNALPFFGEHEIDYLKDAVKVAHHSLHEKTGQGSDYLGWIDLPVDYDKEEFARIQKAAEKIRQDSDVLVVIGIGGSYLGARAAIDMLNHSFYNVLSSEKRNGPQVFFAGNNISSTYMSDLIEVLEGKNWSINVISKSGTTTEPALAFRLFRDLLEKQYGKEEAKSRIYATTDKARGALKTVADEEGYETFVIPDDVGGRYSVLTAVGLLPIAAAGADIEAMMQGARDAREAYSSSELHENEAYQYAAVRNILYNKGKTIEMLINYEPGLQYFSEWWKQLFGESEGKDFKGIYPSSANFSTDLHSLGQYVQEGRRDLFETVIRVENPRKSLTIEKAENDLDGLNYLAGETVDFVNNKAFEGTLLAHTDGGVPNLTVSIPAMDAYTFGYTAYFFEKACAISGYLLGVNPFDQPGVEAYKVNMFALLGKPGFEEKKAELEKRLRGE from the coding sequence ATGACGCATATTAAGTTTGATTACTCAAATGCACTGCCTTTTTTCGGAGAACATGAAATCGATTATTTAAAAGATGCTGTAAAAGTAGCTCACCATTCTTTGCATGAAAAAACAGGCCAAGGAAGCGACTACCTTGGGTGGATCGACCTTCCGGTTGATTATGATAAAGAAGAATTCGCCCGTATTCAAAAAGCGGCCGAAAAAATCCGCCAGGACTCTGATGTTTTAGTAGTAATCGGTATTGGCGGCTCTTACCTTGGCGCCCGTGCAGCAATTGATATGCTGAACCACAGCTTCTATAACGTGCTTTCATCTGAAAAGCGCAACGGCCCTCAAGTATTCTTTGCCGGAAATAACATTAGTTCTACATACATGAGTGACCTTATCGAAGTGCTGGAAGGAAAAAACTGGTCAATTAACGTTATTTCTAAATCCGGTACTACAACAGAGCCGGCACTTGCATTCCGCTTGTTCCGTGACCTGCTTGAAAAACAATACGGAAAAGAAGAAGCGAAGAGCCGTATTTACGCAACGACGGACAAAGCACGCGGCGCTTTAAAAACCGTTGCGGATGAAGAAGGATACGAAACATTCGTTATTCCTGATGATGTCGGCGGCCGTTATTCTGTTTTGACAGCCGTAGGCCTTCTGCCAATTGCAGCAGCAGGGGCGGATATTGAAGCCATGATGCAGGGAGCTCGCGATGCTCGTGAAGCGTACAGCTCGTCTGAACTTCATGAAAATGAAGCGTACCAGTACGCAGCAGTTCGTAATATTTTGTACAACAAAGGCAAAACAATTGAAATGTTGATTAACTATGAGCCAGGGCTTCAATACTTCTCTGAGTGGTGGAAGCAGTTATTTGGTGAAAGTGAAGGAAAAGACTTTAAAGGTATTTATCCATCATCTGCCAATTTCTCAACAGATCTTCATTCATTGGGCCAATATGTGCAGGAAGGGCGCCGAGACTTGTTTGAAACCGTTATTCGTGTTGAAAACCCACGTAAGTCCTTAACGATTGAAAAAGCAGAAAATGATCTGGATGGGTTGAATTACCTAGCAGGTGAAACAGTGGACTTCGTGAATAATAAAGCATTTGAAGGAACACTTCTTGCTCATACGGATGGCGGTGTACCGAACTTAACCGTTTCTATTCCAGCTATGGATGCGTACACATTCGGCTACACAGCTTATTTCTTCGAAAAAGCATGCGCAATCAGTGGCTACCTTCTTGGTGTGAATCCGTTCGACCAGCCGGGCGTAGAAGCATATAAAGTGAATATGTTTGCGCTTCTTGGCAAACCAGGTTTTGAAGAAAAGAAAGCTGAGCTTGAAAAACGACTTCGCGGGGAATAA
- a CDS encoding MgtC/SapB family protein encodes MEWMIDTSLLLKLGLSGGLGAIIGLERELKSKPVGLKTSIVISVISCLLTAVSVESAYLYHGDADVNVTMDPLRLAAQIVSGIGFLGAGVILHRANDTISGLTTAAMIWGAAGIGIIVGAGFYAAALAGVILIILAVEMLPVVLRFAGPSRLQEKDLHIKLRTASHHYVEEILKDVEKGQITVKEIRILYDEKRHTHLLVFTAGVHFKRRTTEVYYTLSEIPHVQSVELEST; translated from the coding sequence ATGGAATGGATGATTGATACTTCATTACTGCTTAAGCTTGGGTTATCCGGCGGACTCGGGGCCATTATAGGGTTAGAACGCGAATTAAAAAGCAAGCCGGTCGGCTTAAAAACAAGCATCGTGATCTCCGTTATCAGCTGCCTGTTAACCGCTGTTTCAGTGGAATCTGCTTATCTTTATCATGGAGATGCCGATGTAAATGTGACTATGGATCCTTTGAGATTAGCCGCCCAAATTGTTTCCGGCATTGGTTTTCTCGGTGCAGGTGTAATCCTACACCGGGCAAATGACACCATTTCCGGCTTAACGACTGCGGCCATGATCTGGGGCGCAGCAGGTATTGGTATTATTGTCGGTGCTGGTTTTTATGCGGCAGCGCTTGCAGGTGTAATCCTTATTATCCTGGCTGTAGAAATGCTGCCTGTCGTTCTTCGGTTTGCCGGTCCAAGCCGCCTCCAGGAAAAAGACCTGCACATTAAATTAAGAACTGCCTCGCATCATTATGTTGAGGAAATTTTAAAAGACGTAGAAAAGGGCCAAATTACCGTTAAAGAAATTCGTATTTTATATGATGAAAAACGCCATACTCATTTACTGGTTTTTACCGCAGGTGTACATTTTAAAAGACGAACTACAGAAGTTTATTATACCCTATCTGAAATTCCTCATGTGCAATCTGTTGAGCTTGAAAGCACATAA
- the glgB gene encoding 1,4-alpha-glucan branching protein GlgB, whose amino-acid sequence MSSETFYPSDFDLHLFHEGNLFKAYKLFGAHVQNEKTCFVLWAPNARKVRVIGDFNSWDGLGYEMHQVSAEGVWFLKVPRNLEGSLYKYEIVAQSGRVMHKTDPFAFMTELRPNTAGVVKTLDHYQWRDEEWLRSLESSSVYEEPLAIYEMHLGTWKRKGKGENDLYTYRELADMLIPHVKEQGFTHIEVMPITEHPFDRSWGYQSTGYFATTRRYGEPKDFMYFVDECHRAGLGVILDWVPGHFCKDAHGLHNFDGNFSYEYENSWDRENYVWGTANFDLSKTEVHSFLISNALFWMDYYHIDGFRVDAVSNIFYWPNRDGLEANPHGVAFLQKLNKAVFSFKPQALMIAEDSSDWPQVTAPVHQGGIGFNYKWNMGWMNDVLEYMETHWNERSQKHHLMTFSLMYAYSENYILPFSHDEVVHGKKSLLDKMPGDYWQKFAQLRLLLMFMMAHPGKKLLFMGTELAPFSEWKDLEEVDWHLTDYDMHHSFNRYFTELLHCYQLEPALFERDHSPEGFEWIDVHNHQQSILSFVRKDKEGNPIVIVCNFGEYGYSGYRVGVPEAGQYEEILNSDRALYGGSNQVNNGSIETVSDMFHGQPAFVEINIPPFGAVYLRRVDEKGRN is encoded by the coding sequence ATGTCATCAGAAACATTTTATCCAAGCGATTTTGACCTCCATTTATTCCATGAGGGAAATCTTTTCAAAGCTTACAAACTATTTGGAGCGCACGTTCAAAACGAAAAAACCTGCTTCGTTTTATGGGCTCCCAATGCAAGAAAGGTTCGAGTAATTGGTGATTTTAACAGCTGGGATGGATTAGGATATGAAATGCATCAGGTATCTGCTGAAGGAGTATGGTTTTTAAAAGTTCCACGTAATTTGGAAGGATCATTGTACAAGTATGAAATTGTTGCACAAAGCGGCAGAGTGATGCATAAAACCGATCCATTTGCTTTTATGACAGAACTTCGTCCAAATACAGCCGGCGTGGTGAAAACGCTTGATCATTATCAATGGCGTGACGAAGAATGGCTACGCAGCTTGGAATCATCCTCTGTTTATGAGGAGCCGCTGGCTATTTATGAAATGCATTTAGGTACGTGGAAAAGAAAAGGAAAAGGTGAAAATGACCTTTACACATATAGAGAGTTGGCTGATATGCTGATTCCACATGTGAAGGAACAGGGATTTACTCATATCGAGGTTATGCCGATAACAGAGCATCCTTTTGATCGCTCATGGGGCTATCAAAGTACAGGTTATTTTGCAACTACACGGCGTTATGGAGAGCCGAAAGATTTTATGTACTTTGTTGATGAATGTCATCGCGCGGGGCTTGGGGTTATTTTAGACTGGGTGCCTGGTCACTTTTGTAAAGATGCGCATGGTCTTCATAATTTTGACGGGAATTTCAGTTATGAATATGAAAACAGCTGGGATCGTGAAAATTACGTATGGGGAACAGCCAATTTCGATTTAAGTAAAACAGAAGTACATAGCTTTTTAATTTCAAATGCTCTTTTTTGGATGGATTATTACCATATCGACGGATTTCGTGTCGATGCAGTATCAAACATATTTTACTGGCCTAACCGTGACGGATTAGAAGCAAACCCACACGGCGTCGCGTTTTTGCAAAAATTAAATAAAGCCGTTTTTTCATTTAAGCCACAAGCGCTTATGATTGCAGAAGATTCAAGTGACTGGCCGCAAGTAACCGCTCCCGTACATCAAGGCGGCATAGGCTTTAATTACAAGTGGAATATGGGCTGGATGAACGATGTGCTTGAATATATGGAAACACATTGGAACGAGCGCTCTCAGAAACATCACTTGATGACTTTTTCCCTGATGTACGCCTACTCGGAAAATTATATTTTGCCTTTTTCACACGATGAAGTCGTTCATGGCAAGAAGTCCTTGCTGGATAAAATGCCGGGCGACTACTGGCAAAAGTTCGCGCAACTGCGTTTATTGCTGATGTTTATGATGGCTCATCCCGGCAAAAAGCTACTGTTTATGGGAACAGAGCTTGCTCCTTTTTCTGAGTGGAAGGATTTGGAGGAAGTGGATTGGCATTTAACCGATTACGACATGCATCATAGTTTCAACCGTTATTTCACAGAACTGCTGCACTGCTATCAACTAGAACCTGCATTGTTTGAACGTGATCACAGTCCGGAAGGCTTTGAGTGGATTGATGTTCATAATCACCAACAAAGCATTTTGTCTTTTGTACGAAAAGACAAAGAGGGAAATCCGATCGTAATTGTGTGTAATTTTGGTGAATACGGGTACAGTGGTTATAGAGTAGGCGTTCCGGAAGCAGGGCAGTATGAAGAAATATTAAATAGTGACCGCGCATTGTATGGAGGATCAAATCAGGTGAATAACGGTTCTATCGAAACGGTATCAGACATGTTTCATGGACAGCCTGCTTTTGTAGAAATAAATATACCGCCATTTGGAGCAGTTTATCTGCGCCGCGTAGACGAAAAAGGGAGGAACTAA
- a CDS encoding glucose-1-phosphate adenylyltransferase, with product MAKQKCVAMLLAGGKGSRLKELTENLAKPAVPFGGKYRIIDFPLSNCANSGIHTVGVLTQYQPLVLNSYIGIGSAWDLDRKNGGVTVLPPYSESSEVKWYSGTASAIYQNLNYIKQYDPEYVLILSGDHIYKMNYDTMLDYHIEKQADVTISVIEVPWEEASRFGIMNTDADFNVTRFDEKPEKPESNLASMGIYIFKWSVLQKYLEMDESNPDSSNDFGKDVIPAMLADNLKLIAYPFKGYWKDVGTVKSLWEANMDLLDEKQDLNLFEYSWRIYSVNPNQPPQIIGSKAKVQHSLVNEGCIIDGVIEQSVMFQGVEVEEEAVLKECVVMPNARIGRGSYIERAIVMGDLEIPENTVIRNDSNDILLVTEQFLMEHTEQQSKVEEA from the coding sequence ATGGCAAAACAAAAATGTGTAGCAATGCTTCTGGCTGGAGGAAAGGGAAGCCGTTTAAAAGAATTGACGGAGAACCTTGCAAAACCAGCAGTGCCATTCGGCGGAAAATATCGGATCATTGATTTTCCGCTTTCCAATTGTGCCAATTCAGGAATTCATACAGTCGGTGTACTTACACAATATCAGCCGCTTGTCTTAAATTCATACATTGGAATTGGAAGTGCCTGGGATCTTGACCGTAAAAACGGCGGGGTAACCGTTCTTCCTCCTTATAGTGAGTCGTCTGAAGTAAAATGGTACTCCGGAACAGCAAGTGCGATTTATCAAAATTTAAACTATATTAAGCAATATGATCCGGAATATGTCCTTATTTTATCCGGTGATCATATTTATAAAATGAATTATGATACAATGCTTGATTACCATATCGAAAAACAAGCAGACGTAACTATCTCTGTTATTGAAGTGCCATGGGAAGAAGCAAGCCGTTTTGGCATTATGAATACAGACGCGGACTTTAATGTAACCCGTTTTGATGAAAAGCCTGAAAAACCGGAAAGCAATTTGGCTTCAATGGGCATATATATTTTTAAATGGTCTGTTCTCCAAAAGTATTTAGAAATGGACGAAAGCAATCCTGACTCATCCAATGACTTTGGAAAAGACGTTATTCCTGCTATGCTGGCGGACAATTTAAAGCTGATTGCTTATCCATTTAAAGGTTACTGGAAAGACGTCGGCACAGTAAAAAGCTTATGGGAAGCCAATATGGATCTGCTTGACGAAAAGCAGGATCTAAACTTATTTGAATATTCTTGGCGCATTTATTCCGTGAATCCGAATCAGCCGCCACAAATTATCGGCTCAAAGGCGAAAGTTCAGCATTCGCTTGTGAATGAAGGCTGCATTATTGACGGGGTGATCGAGCAGTCAGTCATGTTCCAGGGAGTAGAAGTGGAAGAAGAAGCTGTACTGAAAGAGTGTGTAGTCATGCCAAATGCCCGTATCGGACGCGGTTCCTATATTGAGCGCGCGATCGTGATGGGTGATCTTGAAATACCAGAAAATACAGTTATTCGAAACGACTCCAATGATATTTTGCTGGTGACTGAACAATTCTTAATGGAGCACACTGAACAACAATCGAAAGTGGAGGAAGCCTAA
- a CDS encoding sugar phosphate nucleotidyltransferase has protein sequence MKKSMLGVIDATMLPGEMGDLALYRSPAAIPFAGRYRLIDFVLSNMVNSGVQSVAIFPRSPYRSLMDHLGSGKDWDLNRKRDGLFFFPSPTKEGQLDRMSEHLNYFHRSDQKYVIVSNCTTVANMDFAPVLDRFIKQNCDVLEVTHKGESTYIYLLSLELLLDLIDRRNETGYESVQAAVEDASSSLIKCQYEFEGFLQRIKTVDDYYQTSMELLEKDKWSELFNEFQPIYTKVKDEPPTNYLAGSHVTNAMIANGCIISGEVNHSIVFRGVAIGKNSTVKNSIVMQKSKIGENCVLEHVIIDKDVSVQDGAILRGTPEKPLVIKKGSVESAVTSS, from the coding sequence ATGAAAAAATCGATGCTTGGTGTTATTGATGCAACTATGCTTCCAGGGGAAATGGGCGATCTTGCCCTTTATCGCTCCCCCGCAGCGATCCCTTTCGCGGGCCGGTACCGGCTTATTGATTTTGTGCTCTCCAATATGGTTAATTCAGGAGTACAGAGTGTAGCAATTTTCCCAAGATCTCCTTACCGCTCATTAATGGATCATTTAGGTTCAGGGAAAGATTGGGATTTGAATCGTAAGCGTGATGGCTTGTTTTTCTTTCCTTCACCAACAAAAGAAGGGCAGCTGGACCGCATGTCGGAGCACCTTAACTACTTCCACCGCAGTGATCAAAAGTATGTGATCGTTTCAAACTGCACGACAGTAGCAAATATGGATTTTGCTCCTGTGTTGGACCGGTTTATAAAGCAAAATTGTGATGTTTTGGAAGTTACCCATAAAGGTGAATCAACTTATATTTATCTTCTCTCGTTAGAGCTCTTGCTGGACTTAATTGACCGGCGTAATGAAACAGGATATGAATCTGTACAGGCAGCAGTTGAAGATGCATCTTCCTCGTTAATAAAATGCCAATACGAATTTGAAGGTTTCCTGCAACGGATCAAGACAGTGGACGATTACTACCAAACAAGCATGGAGCTTCTTGAAAAAGACAAGTGGAGCGAGCTGTTTAATGAATTTCAGCCTATTTATACAAAAGTAAAAGACGAGCCACCAACCAATTATCTCGCAGGCTCACACGTTACAAACGCCATGATTGCCAACGGCTGCATCATCAGCGGGGAAGTCAATCATAGTATCGTTTTTCGTGGCGTAGCCATCGGCAAAAATTCGACAGTTAAAAACAGCATCGTTATGCAAAAAAGTAAGATAGGCGAAAATTGCGTGCTGGAGCACGTCATTATTGATAAAGATGTATCAGTACAAGATGGGGCTATTTTGCGCGGAACGCCGGAAAAGCCGCTTGTCATTAAAAAAGGATCTGTTGAAAGTGCGGTGACCAGTTCGTGA